CGAGTGAGTACTTCTTTACGGCAGGCATTTTCACTTTAATGCGCAATATGTTTCTCATGACTCGACCTAACCACATATACGATGACATACTACTTTTTAAATAGACGCCCTCTACGGCTGGATCAGAaagtctagcaactcgtagtgacaaggccccttaggtcactcgtattttcatttgccgaatgaagaaaatattggggcaTTATATCTAATTGTTCGTTCTGTTCTTATTTGCAGGGATCGTAAATGGTCATTCAACTCATGCCAGTACACTATTCTAGACAAATGTTGAAGAGTATACAGGAAAAAATTAAATTCCACTAGAATCTAATCCAGTGCACAAAAAAATTCCCACAAAAAATTCATATCATGATTGATATCACATTTAAAGTACtagaattgtacatgtaatcaggTCATGACCCACGTGGTTTCAATAAATCAACTTTCAGAATCTACTagaaataacatgtatgtacatactcCAATGTTGTTGGAATAACGCATTCGGAGTAGTCGATCGAAATAAAAGCAAAAGTAGAAGTCATTTTCAAGTGTAATTCTTTATTTTAATGTTCTCGCAGAAAAGTGAACAACTTGACATATAAGTGAATGTTCTTCAGGCTTCCTTTATGATGACACTCTAGATACACACCAgtcctatacatgtatgtcaatgttTGTTATAAAGCTGATTGAGTGTAAAATAAAAGTCAAAATCCCTTAAAAAGTAATgattatattgataatataaaataatgccGAGTAATCTTATGAAACAAATTCTATATTAAAAACTACTGTAGTCCATAAGTGTCAACCAAGGACACTGCATAACATGATTACACATGGAGATAATTAACTGAGTAATATGTTAGCTAATTTCCTGAATCACGAGCTTAAAGAATAAGAGCGGCGACTATTTCTTTTACTACTTTTATGTCTGATGCAATTAATATTGAAGATTGTAAAAATCTATTCCCACGGTTCCTTTGTTCTTAGGCTAAATGGACAATAACATTTCTGACCCTTACTTTTAATGTTTGAAGAGGTGAGTTTTAATCGAAAGAATGTAGACTTTCAGCTGTCaatcatttcatttgcatttCACAAACGTACATACGGTGCCATCAGCCTCTCTTCACTGCCTTCATCACGTAATCCAAAGGAGTAAGATTTATATGCATCGCGCCTGTCAAATCCGGAAGCGGAAACTCGTCATCGGGCTGGAGAGTGTAGTTTGCTAACACACAGGTGAAAATCAAGAACAACTCCATTTTCGCCAACTGCTCTCCTAGGCATGCACGTGGTCCTGAAGTAGAAGAGACAATATCAGGTACTGGAGACATGTACAGAATACGGAAAGTATAGGTACAAGCAAATGGAGTAAATGAATATATCATAATAATTTTGGATGGCAAGTTCTGGcacagaaaaaaacagtgagGTAAAAAAGCAAATGCAAACTAAGTAATATGATTAAAGAAGTTATCACATCACTGTGAGAATgtaatataaattaaattatatataaccATACAGCAGCTATCATTGTGATTGGGgtcgtctcccccccccccccctccattcaTTGAAGCTTGAAGGGAAAAAGCCCTGCTGGCTAAGCATATATCCAAGTATAGCCcgcaattattttgaaataaataaacatctTATAGAGTGGGAAGTCAATGTTAGTTTAATGTTGTATAGTTAAGGTTTACACAAAATTTGGCACTCGAATGTTCTGTTATAATCCCCACTTCTTGTTATTTCTGGAATAATAGTTTACAAGGGGAACTGCAGAGAACATGTGATACCACATGCAGAAAATACTGATGGCGAAAAATAACATGGCACAGCTGAAGGActctcaaccaatcagattgcgaGATTGGGGACAGGTGATGTTTAATGCGaacctttttgaaaaagtgTCCTTACCTAACCGGAGTTCCAATTGCTTCTATTAGTATAATATTAGGTGGTATTTACGCAAGCCTCTAAACCAATCAGAATTCGAGATCAGTGACAGTTGTTGTACAATTATACTATTAAATCTGGGATTGAAGCCTTGCCCTTTCAGACTTTTTCAAAAAGTGCTCTTACCTAGCCCAAATGGTATGTGTATAGCTGGCCTTCTAAACTTTCCATTCGGATCAATATAACGAGTTGGGTCAAACTCGTCCGGATTCTTCCACAACTTTGGATCGCGACCAGCACTCCAGATATTACACCATATCATCGTGTCTTTAGGAATGTCAAACCCATACAATGTAGTATCTTGCATGGTCCAGTGTGGTACAGATAGTGGCACTGCACAAGCCAATCGCAGCACTTCAGTAATGGTAGCTTCTGTATAGGGTAGATTCACTCTGTCAGACATATTGGGTTGTCTATCCTTACCAACGACTCTGTCTAATTCTTCTTGGACTTTCTTCTGTATGTCTGGATATTTCAGCATGTATAACCATGCCCACATCAgtgttgtttttattgtgtCAGTTCCTGCTCCAAATATATCACGTATCATTGCATAAACATACCGATGGTCAAGCAATCCGTTCCCCTGCGACTGCAATGAAGATGTTTCATACGAAACGTCTTTatcttttgtaattttcaaGAACACATCAATAAAATCCCTTATATTTTCCGGATCATATGTGCTACTGTGCTGGTCAACATACGGTTTGACTGTTTCGATGATTGCTTGTTGGTTCAGAGAATTTTGCTTTCGGTTGATAAAACTAATGAGTGATCCAGTCCCAGGAAATAGAAATCCAATACCACAATACTGGTGACCTATCTTCAACATGGAGTATATTGCTTCCATACAGACCTTGAATCGAGAATCGTCATATTCAAATCGTTCTCCAACAATCACAGAGCATATCACATTAAAAACTGCATTAGACGTCATGTCTGCCGGATTAAAAGCTATCCCCTGGTTGTTGCCAAATTCCCGTAGGAGATGACACGATTCgtctaatatttttctttccaTCATCGCTTTCCCCATTCCAAAAGCGCGTAGATTTTTTAATATTACTCTACGCTTAGATTTCCATGCCTCTCCATTGGCAAATACGACACCTAAAGCAAGAATGCCAAAGTACTAATTTCAATTAATCAACAGCTGCAGTGTTTGTGGCATCATAGAAACATAGCAACACATGGTTGTCGTAATCTGGACGACTTGGAAACGGTAATGAATTTTATCAACTATGCAAACAATACTAGAAGTGAATTATTTGTACGTCATTTAATTGCTGTAATCGATGACGTAGATAGCTGTGTAAACTATTGTGATTCCGATGCTTCAGATGATACATATAGGCTTTAGTACTTATTTTCTTTGCCAAGGCAAGTATAAACTTCGCTCTTAATAACGGTGTGACACCGTGACGTCTTTTTCTTATAACTTGTTGTTGACATGCCATATTTTCGTAACATGCTCTTTAGCTCAGATACTTTCAATTTGTCGAtgatttccatgacaacttgtggttgtagatggtcacaaaaaggaagtatttttttcagacgAATGCATTGACCTTCATGTAAACAATATGGCAAGGCTGATAGCTTGACCCCCTTGACAAccgttgttaggcatatttgcatatctcgcgagatctgccACGAGACGGGGAATACTATGTTgtctatattattttgtatcatcATTCATATATTAGTCATCAAAGGGTTTACAGCTCACaacagaataaataaaaacaaaatacaaaaaaatacctGGAAAATGCGagtaaatacacaaatacacattaGCATCGATTTAAAAATCTGACGAGTTACGGGACAAAACTCTTTCTGTATAGAACTTTGGAGTATTTACGACAACGGTATCTCGACCAGATGGGagaatatcaaattatacattAAGTGGATGTTTATCGTCAACAGCAATCATACGTGCCTTACTGAattttagtatgtaacttttggAAACACTTGGTTGATTGTCATCACTGTGCTAGAGgaattatcattttaaatgtcAGTGATCAaaaaccattacttctatgaaagaTTTTACTTcactgtgaacttgtcaaaataatccagacaatatttaaacatttctagaactcgatgtactcctttgggatttactgtagaAAGTGATACTCTAAACATTGTACGCCTTACCATCATTTGGAGTTCCCAAACCAGTTTTGAATGGTAAGACTGGCCTTCCAGTAAAATCATCCGCTTTCTTGACCATAGCTTCTCTTATAGCGTCGTAACTATTGAGAACCACAACCAGCTGCCTCCCCAATCGAATCGTAAAAACATCACCATACTTGACGGCCATATCATGGAGAGTACGGAACGGTGTCGCATTGGCGAGAGCAAAGAGATTACCCAGTAAGGGAAGTCCCCGTGGACCAGGTGGTAAAACAAGATTACTGGTTCGGAATCGATTACACAGCCAGTATGTTACTTGGAACACAATGGCCGTTAATAAAATCGTAGGCAGATCAAACCACAAGTGTAAAGTTGTAAACTCCATAACGTCTTCTCTTATGCCGCACCTTTCACACCACTGAGAGTCATTTAGGGTGCGGTTGAACCGATTTTTAATAGGACGTTTTATTGTTGGTACCTAGGGAGCCAGGGCTCTATTTTTAGGCATACCAGCCATGGTGTGCTGTAAAACTTAAACGGTACATGTTCACGTATTTGCCCATATATAATTCTTTTGTTTGGACACCATAGAGTAGCCCGGAGC
Above is a genomic segment from Glandiceps talaboti chromosome 20, keGlaTala1.1, whole genome shotgun sequence containing:
- the LOC144450955 gene encoding cytochrome P450 2F3-like translates to MEFTTLHLWFDLPTILLTAIVFQVTYWLCNRFRTSNLVLPPGPRGLPLLGNLFALANATPFRTLHDMAVKYGDVFTIRLGRQLVVVLNSYDAIREAMVKKADDFTGRPVLPFKTGLGTPNDGVVFANGEAWKSKRRVILKNLRAFGMGKAMMERKILDESCHLLREFGNNQGIAFNPADMTSNAVFNVICSVIVGERFEYDDSRFKVCMEAIYSMLKIGHQYCGIGFLFPGTGSLISFINRKQNSLNQQAIIETVKPYVDQHSSTYDPENIRDFIDVFLKITKDKDVSYETSSLQSQGNGLLDHRYVYAMIRDIFGAGTDTIKTTLMWAWLYMLKYPDIQKKVQEELDRVVGKDRQPNMSDRVNLPYTEATITEVLRLACAVPLSVPHWTMQDTTLYGFDIPKDTMIWCNIWSAGRDPKLWKNPDEFDPTRYIDPNGKFRRPAIHIPFGLGPRACLGEQLAKMELFLIFTCVLANYTLQPDDEFPLPDLTGAMHINLTPLDYVMKAVKRG